A region from the Dendropsophus ebraccatus isolate aDenEbr1 chromosome 1, aDenEbr1.pat, whole genome shotgun sequence genome encodes:
- the CA12 gene encoding carbonic anhydrase 12 isoform X1 → MYRLLFLVVLPVIQAASEGHSWAYTGNDGENSWPSKYSFCGGVYQSPLDFHGSILQYDSTLKPIKLYGYNASSTDFFTISNNGHTVSMSLLPSMYMEIPPFRYIASQLHFHWGSLRDHKGSEHCIGGRRFPAEMHILHYNSKYADVSTAMEAADGLAVLGILIERGSFNPAYDNIISQLKRIEYKGQNIQIPGFNVQHLLPERLDEYYRYEGSLTTPPCNPSVLWSVFRNHMLISEEQLQLLETALYCTEQNSSAPIQMIDNYRRLQQEGDRLVSVSFREGIVLAVTLACLLGSLVIIAVTCWLFRRKKRGQQSKKVVYTPAVPMEENTSKV, encoded by the exons ATGTATAGACTGCTCTTCTTAGTAGTATTGCCTGTTATACAGGCTGCCTCTGAAG GGCACAGCTGGGCATATACTG GCAATGATGGTGAGAACAGCTGGCCATCAAAATATAGCTTTTGTGGTGGTGTCTACCAGTCTCCTCTGGATTTTCATGGCAGCATCCTCCAGTATGATTCTACTCTGAAACCCATTAAACTGTATGGATACAATGCCTCCAGCACAGATTTCTTCACCATATCCAACAATGGGCATACAG TGTCTATGTCCCTGCTTCCAAGTATGTACATGGAGATCCCACCTTTCCGCTACATTGCTTCCCAACTTCACTTTCATTGGGGCAGCCTGAGGGATCATAAAGGGTCAGAACATTGCATTGGAGGCAGAAGGTTTCCAGCTGAG ATGCATATTCTGCATTATAACTCAAAGTATGCAGATGTAAGTACAGCGATGGAGGCTGCAGACGGGTTGGCTGTGCTTGGAATTCTTATTGAG AGAGGTTCCTTTAATCCCGCTTATGACAATATAATTTCTCAGCTGAAACGTATTGAGTACAAAG GGCAGAACATTCAAATTCCAGGGTTCAATGTGCAACATCTCCTTCCTGAAAGACTGGATGAGTATTATCGCTATGAGGGTTCTCTTACAACCCCTCCCTGTAATCCTAGCGTATTATGGTCTGTTTTCCGGAATCATATGTTAATTTCCGAGGAACAG CTTCAACTTTTAGAGACAGCCCTGTATTGTACAGAACAGAACAGTTCTGCTCCTATACAGATGATTGATAACTACAGAAGGTTACAGCAGGAAGGTGACCGACTGGTGTCTGTGTCTTTTCGGGAAG GCATTGTCCTTGCAGTCACATTGGCCTGCTTACTTGGATCTCTAGTCATTATTGCAGTGACATGTTGGCTGTTTCGTAGGAAAAAACG